A region of the Stieleria neptunia genome:
GCGGTCGCGTGATCGTTACTGCCCCTGTCGATCGCGGGCGAGCCGGGGACGAGGGCGTGCGTCTGCGTGGGGCCGCCGTTGTCGGCCAGGGTCGTGTCGAGGATGTCCGCAATCGTGGTGGAGGTGTTGGCGAAGGTCTTGTCCGTCGCGGCGAGCGTGATGTTGGACGGAACGCCAACGAAGTTCGCGCCATTGCTGTTGAGGGTGCCCGCAACAGAGCTGAGATGGGAGAGGTCATCGTTCGCGCCGCCCGCCGTGTTTCCTGCGATTACGCTGTTGTGGATGTTCGTCACGGGGCTGGTGTCAAACGAACTTACGCCGCTGATTCCTCCGCCAGCACCCGAGCTCGTGGTGTTCCCGGTGATGGTTGACTGAATGACGTTGAGCCTTGAAAAATTCGCGATCGCCCCTCCGCCATTCCCGAATACCGAAGTTGCAGAGTTGCCCGACAGCGTCGATTGAATCAGAGTCGTCGTGCCACCGTTGAAGATCGCGCCGCCAGTTTCGGCCGCATTGTTGGAGAATGTCGAGCCTGTGACGGTCAGTTTGCCAAAAAAGTTGTCGATCGCGCCGCCGCTGGTGAATGCGGACGAATTAGAGAATGTCGAGCGCGTGACTATCAGCGTGCCTCGGTCGTTGCTGATCGCGCCGCCGCTGCCGCTATCCGCCGAATTGTTGGAGAATGTCGAGCCTGTGACAGTCAGCGTGCCAAGAAAGTTTTCGATCGCGCCGCCGCTGCCGCTATCCGCCGAATTGTTGGAGAATGTTGAACCCGTGACGGTCAGCGTGCCAAGAACGTTTTCGATCGCGCCGCCGCTATCCGCCGAATTATTGGAGAATGTCGAGCCCGTGACGGTCAGCGTGCCGTAGTTGTCGATCGCGCCGCCGCCGAAGATCCAGCTCCCGCCGGAGAGTGTGACTTCCGCGATGGTGAGATCCGTGGCGGATCCCACCTCGAGAATCCGGAATTCGGGCGTGGCAGCGCTGGTGTCGCGCTGGATCGTTCCGTTGCGGATCGTCAGCCCGTTCCCACCATCGGCAGCGATCCGTGGGAGTCCACTATCCCGGAAAGGCAGGGCGGCTGTCAGGGTGAACGTGTTGCCGCCGAGATCGATCTCGTCCACTTCGCCGTTGACGTTGGCCTGGTCGATGGCGGAGATCAGGTCGGCCACATCGCTGGGTGTGAACGCGGCGAGTAACGCGCGAACCTCCAGTCGCTCCAGCCCCGCCCTCCGCCGCATCGCGCGGCGGGCCGCTTTGATCTTTCGCCGTCTGTTTCTGGTAGCTCGCGTCAGCGTATCGATGAATGAATTCAACATGGTGAGTTCTTCGTTTGGTGTGAAGTTTTCGCGGACCAACAACGTCTGGCCGCCTCTCAAGCGACAGAACGCAAGTGCGCACAGGATTCAAATTTCCTTCTGAATCGGCGGAAGGCTAGGCACGCGATTGCGAAACCAAAGATCAAGGCACTGCTCGGTTCGGGGACAGTGCTGTTTGTGATGGCGCTGGTTGTGATGGTCGCGAAACCGTCGGTGATCTGCGCATCCAACGCGATTCCCCAGCCGGAAATCAGATCGTCCGTGAAGGGATCGAAGTCGGTAGCGCGAAGGTATGTGACCTCTCCGGGAACGTTCCCGGCCGTGAAGGTCAGCGTTCCCAACAGAAGGCTGTTGCCAGTGATTGGCGCAAACGGATCGGCAACGCTGTCGACAAAGCCCGCGCTGATGCCAGGATCGAGGCTCAGGTCAGGTCCCAACAGCAGGTCGTCGAACGCCGCCGACGGCTGGATGTCGGCCAACGACAAAACGGTCGCCGGATCGGTCGGCGGTGTGTCATTGAAGAACACTCGGACGCCGCCGCTGAACAGACCGTCGGTCGTGAGCACGGTGTCCGGATTCGTTTGCGTGAGGAAGATCTGTGTTTCCACGGTCGCACCGGGCTGAACGATGTAGTTTGCCTGGTCGAAGGTGAAGATCAGTCCGGCTGACGCGGTCGGACTCACGAAAATGGTCAGAATCAAAAACAGTAAAGAGGTTCGTTTCATCGGAAGATTCCTGAATGTGAGCGGATACGTTCTCTGAAAGGTGATCGTGGTGGCGACCGACGTGGCCGCGCTGGAAGGGTTTGTGTGCTTTCCATTCGGTCAGGGGAGAAGGATCCGGCGATAGTTGGATCGAAACGACCGCAAGTCCTGGGAGTCGACATCGCCGTCGCCGTCGTAGTCCAGCGCTGAATTGAACCCTGCGTCGCCGACGCCGCGGTCGTACGTTTGCAGCAGGAACAGGTAGTCTCGTCGGTCGACGTCCCGGTCTCCGTCGGCGTCACCGAAGAGCCGGAAGAAATCGTCGGTGGCGGAGACGCCCGCTTGGCCGTCACCGTCACCGTCCAGAATGTTGCCAGCCGTGTCCGTCACCTGAGTGTCGATCACGGTCAGCGTGTAGTTCCCGTCCGGCAGCGACCCGCCAATGATCCCTGGTCCGCTAAAGGTCAACGTGGCGACCGTTTTTCCGGCCACGACTTGCGAGGACACCGTGGGCACGAAGGTGGTGTTCGTTGTCGTGTTCTGCACCGAGAATGAGCTGGCGTCCGCCGAAACGATCTCGCTGAAACGAACGGTGATTTCGGAGACCATGCTGCGCTGCGTATCACCGCCATTGATCTCGATCTGCTCAACCTGAGGGGCGACCGTGTCAAGCCTGAACTCGGTCGCATCATTTTCGCCGGCTTCCGAAGGCACGCCGTTGCCGTTGGGGTCGGGATCGGCACCGGAGTCAGACCGATCGATGGACAGCACGCTGCCGGGATCCGTTGACGTCACGACAGACTGATTCGAGTAAACGCCGAGCCCGCGACCTCGATCGGTGATCGTCGTGAGTGTCACAACGATCCGGACCTGCGCCGTCTCGCCTGCTGGAAGTGTACTGCCTGCAGACAGGAGGTCGGTGGTGCTGCTGCCGTCATACGAGGCGCTGAGTGTCAACGTACCGGGATGGCTGACCAACACGGGAGCCGATGCGAGCACGTAGTTGCCTGCGCCAAACGTACCGTCCAGATCATTCACCAGCGTCAGATTGCCGGCCGTTTCCGTGCCGAAGTTCTCGACGATGATGTCGATCGTGATCTGATTCCCCGCAACAGTCACGGTGTTTGCTGCTCCCACAACAGCCGTGCTGTGGACCTCGAAGGCTCCGATGTCGGGTACGGCATCGCGAGTCACACCACGCTGATCCGTCACGGGAGCGCCGCTGGCTGCGCCGGTGTTGATCGCGGGCGAACCGGGCAGCAGGGCGTGCGTCGCGGTCGGGCCGCCGTTGTTCTGCAGCGGGCCGAGCAGGGGATCGCTCGTCAGGGTGTTCAAGAGTCCGGAGGGAACGTTCCCGTCTCCGACCAGATTGTTCGTGCCCGAAAACGATCCAGGCGCGGTTGTTGAAATCAGATCACCGCCCGACGGGTTACCGGCCACGATCGTGTTCTGCAGCGTTGCCGTGCCTCCGTTGTTGTAAATGCCACCGCCCAGGGTGGCAGAGTTTTGGTGGATCGTGGTGTTGGTGATTGTTGCGGTGGTGCCGGCTCCGAAATTCTCGATCGCCCCGCCGGTCACCGCTTGGTTGTCAGAGAACGTAGCGTTCGCCGACTGCAAGCCGCCGTGGTTGATGATCGCGCCACCGCCGTTGCCGGCCGAGTTTGACGCGAAGGTTGACTCGCTGATGGTCGCGGTTCCGAAGACGCGGATCGCTCCTCCGTTGACCC
Encoded here:
- a CDS encoding PEP-CTERM sorting domain-containing protein; its protein translation is MKRTSLLFLILTIFVSPTASAGLIFTFDQANYIVQPGATVETQIFLTQTNPDTVLTTDGLFSGGVRVFFNDTPPTDPATVLSLADIQPSAAFDDLLLGPDLSLDPGISAGFVDSVADPFAPITGNSLLLGTLTFTAGNVPGEVTYLRATDFDPFTDDLISGWGIALDAQITDGFATITTSAITNSTVPEPSSALIFGFAIACLAFRRFRRKFESCAHLRSVA